The genomic stretch ATCTGCTTTCTATAATGGATGGAAACAAGGAAAAGACTATTATTTCAAGACCTGAACATATGAAAAAGCAGGTTTTTTAAAAGAGGTTCGTTCATGATAGGAAAGGAAATAATCTCTGAAGATATTGTTCCAATAACAAAAGTTAAAGAGATACTTTCCAGTAGAGCTGAAAAAATCGAATTGGGATATGAACAAGGAATTTCATTAGATTATACAAATAAATTCAGCAAAATGGAAATTGAAGATATAGAAAAAGCTACTGAAGAACTTACAGAAAAAGTTCCAAGATTAAAAAAGGAAAATATAATC from Methanofastidiosum sp. encodes the following:
- a CDS encoding RNA polymerase Rpb4 family protein produces the protein MIGKEIISEDIVPITKVKEILSSRAEKIELGYEQGISLDYTNKFSKMEIEDIEKATEELTEKVPRLKKENIIKIVDIVPEDKKDIEVIFSKERLILDEDEVKSILEIIAKYKK